From Jiangella mangrovi:
GGCCCACTCCCCCGTCCCCGGGTGCTCGAAGCCCAGCCGCTTGGCGTGCAGCCACTGCCGGGTCAGCCCGAGCCGGGCGGCCAGTGTGGGGTCGGCGCCGTAGGTGAGGTCGCCGACGCAGGGGTGGCGCAGCGCGCTGAGGTGCACCCGGATCTGGTGCGTCCGGCCGGTCTCGAGGTGGATCTCGAGCAGGCTGGCCGCCGGGAACGCCTCGAGCGTCTCGTAGTGGGTGACGCTCGGCTTGCCGCCCGCCACCACGGCCCACTTGTAGTCGTGGTGCGGGTGGCGGTCGATGGGTGCGTCGACGGTGCCTCGGGACGGGTCGGGGTGGCCCTGGACCAGCGCGTGGTAGACCTTGTCGACCGTGCGCTCCTTGAACTGGCGCTTCAGCGACGTGTAGGCGCGCTCGGACTTGGCCACGACCATGAGCCCGCTGGTGCCGACGTCGAGCCGGTGCACGACGCCCTGCCGCTCGGCCGCGCCGCTGGTGGAGATGCGGAACCCGGTGCCCGCCAGGCCGCCGACCACCGTCGGGCCGGTCCAGCCGGGGCTCGGGTGCGCCGCGACGCCGACGGGCTTGTCGACCACGACGACGTCGGGGTCGTCGTGGACGATGCGCATGCCCTCGACGTGCTCGGGGACGATCTGGACGGGCGCCGGCGGCGCCGGGATCTCGACCTCGAGCCAGGAGCCGCCGCGCACGCGGGCCGACTTCAGGGCGACGTCGCCGTCGACGACGACGTGGCCGTCCTCGACCAGCGCGGCGGCCTTGCTGCGGGAGAACCCGAACAGCCGGGCCAGGGCGGCGTCGAGGCGCTCGCCCTCGAGCCCGTCGGGGACGGGGAGGCTGCGGTGCTCGCTCATGTGGGGACCACCTCGCGACGGCGGGCGCCGTCGTGCGGGATGCCGCGCACGCTGAGCACCGCGACCACCACCGCACCGGCGACGATGGCGGAGTCGGCGACGTTGAAGACCGGCCAGTTCGGCAGCTCGACGAAGTCGACGACGTGGCCGCGGAACGGCCCGGGCATGCGGAACATGCGGTCGGTGAGCGTGCCGAGCGCGCCGCCCAGCACGGCGCCGAGCGCCACCG
This genomic window contains:
- a CDS encoding RluA family pseudouridine synthase, giving the protein MSEHRSLPVPDGLEGERLDAALARLFGFSRSKAAALVEDGHVVVDGDVALKSARVRGGSWLEVEIPAPPAPVQIVPEHVEGMRIVHDDPDVVVVDKPVGVAAHPSPGWTGPTVVGGLAGTGFRISTSGAAERQGVVHRLDVGTSGLMVVAKSERAYTSLKRQFKERTVDKVYHALVQGHPDPSRGTVDAPIDRHPHHDYKWAVVAGGKPSVTHYETLEAFPAASLLEIHLETGRTHQIRVHLSALRHPCVGDLTYGADPTLAARLGLTRQWLHAKRLGFEHPGTGEWAEFTSAYPDDLQHALDLIRPT